One Methanobrevibacter sp. genomic window carries:
- a CDS encoding type II toxin-antitoxin system RelE/ParE family toxin, producing the protein MPSENNSEVNYELFEDRKAIKFMDKNSDDEKLIKRIHGKYYQLAVDPYKEAESSFKSRKCPKCKKTRVGDYRIIYFINESTKEVEIIDISPRRSIYKKWN; encoded by the coding sequence ATGCCCTCAGAAAATAATTCTGAAGTGAATTATGAACTTTTTGAAGATAGAAAGGCAATTAAATTCATGGATAAAAATTCTGATGATGAAAAATTGATAAAGAGGATACATGGCAAATATTATCAATTGGCTGTTGACCCATATAAAGAGGCAGAAAGTTCATTTAAAAGCAGAAAATGTCCTAAATGTAAAAAAACAAGGGTGGGAGATTATAGGATTATATATTTCATCAATGAATCAACTAAAGAGGTTGAGATAATTGATATTAGTCCTAGAAGGTCCATCTATAAAAAATGGAATTAA